In Gallaecimonas pentaromativorans, a single window of DNA contains:
- the pntB gene encoding Re/Si-specific NAD(P)(+) transhydrogenase subunit beta, producing the protein MSYGLVSAAYIIAALCFIGALAGLSKQESAKRGNLFGIIGMALALVATILSPGVSGLGWILLAMVIGGAIGARLALKVEMTQMPELVAILHSFVGLAAVLVGYNSWLDHGPLSGSLLSIHLTEIFLGVFIGAVTLTGSVVAFGKLRGTIASKALMLPHRHKLNLAAVVVSVLLLIYFVSGGGTSGFALVLMTLIALAFGWHLVASIGGADMPVVISMLNSYSGWAAAAAGFMLGNDLLIVTGALVGSSGAILSYIMCKAMNRSFISVIAGGFGNDSSAASEDITGEHTEVSAEDVAEALKNAESVVITPGYGMAVAQAQYPVADITAKLRAKGVKVRFGIHPVAGRLPGHMNVLLAEAKVPYDIVLEMDEINDDFTDTDVVLVIGANDTVNPAAAEDPSSPIAGMPVLEVWNAKQVVVFKRSMNTGYAGVQNPLFFRDNTVMLFGDAKQSVEAILKSL; encoded by the coding sequence ATGTCTTATGGATTAGTCAGTGCGGCTTACATCATCGCGGCACTTTGTTTTATCGGCGCCCTGGCTGGGCTTTCCAAACAGGAAAGCGCCAAGCGGGGTAATCTTTTTGGCATCATCGGCATGGCCTTGGCGCTGGTGGCCACCATCCTTAGCCCCGGCGTGTCTGGCCTTGGCTGGATCCTGCTGGCCATGGTGATAGGCGGCGCTATCGGCGCGCGGCTGGCGCTTAAAGTGGAAATGACCCAGATGCCGGAGCTGGTGGCCATACTGCACAGCTTCGTGGGCCTGGCTGCGGTGCTGGTGGGTTATAACTCCTGGCTCGATCACGGCCCCTTAAGTGGCAGCCTGCTCAGTATTCACCTTACCGAGATTTTCCTCGGGGTCTTTATCGGCGCCGTTACCCTGACCGGCTCGGTGGTGGCCTTTGGCAAACTGCGCGGCACCATTGCCTCCAAGGCGCTGATGCTGCCCCACCGTCATAAGCTCAACCTGGCGGCGGTGGTGGTCTCGGTGCTGCTGCTTATTTATTTTGTCAGCGGTGGTGGTACCAGTGGTTTTGCCCTGGTGCTGATGACCCTTATCGCCCTGGCCTTTGGCTGGCACCTGGTGGCCAGTATCGGCGGCGCCGACATGCCGGTGGTGATCTCCATGCTCAACTCCTACTCGGGCTGGGCGGCGGCGGCGGCCGGTTTCATGCTGGGTAACGATTTACTGATTGTTACCGGCGCCCTGGTGGGCTCAAGCGGCGCCATTCTGTCTTACATCATGTGTAAGGCCATGAACCGCTCCTTTATCTCGGTGATCGCCGGTGGCTTTGGCAACGACAGCAGCGCCGCCAGCGAAGATATCACCGGCGAGCACACCGAGGTGAGCGCCGAAGACGTGGCAGAAGCCCTCAAAAACGCCGAGTCGGTGGTGATCACCCCCGGCTATGGTATGGCGGTGGCCCAGGCCCAATACCCGGTGGCAGACATCACCGCTAAGCTGCGCGCCAAAGGGGTCAAGGTGCGCTTTGGCATTCATCCTGTGGCCGGGCGCCTGCCGGGGCACATGAACGTGCTGCTGGCCGAAGCCAAGGTGCCTTACGACATCGTGCTGGAGATGGACGAAATCAACGACGATTTTACCGACACCGACGTGGTGCTGGTGATCGGCGCCAACGACACCGTCAACCCAGCCGCCGCCGAAGACCCTTCCAGCCCCATTGCCGGCATGCCGGTGCTGGAGGTGTGGAATGCCAAGCAGGTGGTGGTGTTCAAGCGCTCCATGAATACCGGCTATGCCGGGGTGCAAAACCCGCTGTTCTTCCGCGACAACACCGTGATGCTGTTTGGCGATGCCAAACAAAGCGTCGAGGCCATCTTGAAAAGCCTCTAA
- a CDS encoding Re/Si-specific NAD(P)(+) transhydrogenase subunit alpha — MRIGIPAESVSGENRVAASPKSVAELKKLGFEVLIAPGAGQGASFDDSAYLDAGAELTDPWECDLIFKVNAPSDEEIARLKAGTTLVSFIQPAQNPELLDKLKAQQVNVLAMDMVPRISRAQSLDALSSMANIAGYRAVVEAANAFGRFFTGQITAAGKVPPAKVMVIGAGVAGLAAIGAAGSLGAVVRAFDTRPEVKEQIQSMGAEFLEVHLEEEGGSSDGYAKEMSQAFIDAEMALFLEQAKEVDIIITTALIPGKPAPKLITREMVKAMKPGSVIVDLAAPNGGNCELTKPGKRFKSDNGVIILGYTDLASRLAGQSSTLYATNLVNLAKLLCKEKDGNINIDFDDVVLRNMTVVKEGELTFPPPPIAVSAAPKPKAAPKEVPKEATEPAKPSRKKYVLGGIGLLAFAWVANAAPPAFLSHFTVFVLACVVGYYVVWNVTHALHTPLMSVTNAISGIIVVGALLQAGSGGLTGFLAFVAVLVASINIFGGFTVTRRMLKMFQKG, encoded by the coding sequence ATGCGCATTGGCATACCAGCAGAAAGTGTATCGGGAGAAAACCGGGTTGCCGCTAGCCCGAAATCGGTGGCGGAGCTGAAAAAACTCGGCTTTGAGGTGCTTATCGCGCCGGGGGCCGGGCAGGGCGCCAGTTTTGACGACAGCGCCTACCTTGACGCTGGCGCAGAGCTTACCGACCCCTGGGAGTGCGACCTTATCTTTAAGGTCAACGCCCCGAGCGACGAGGAAATCGCCCGTCTTAAGGCCGGCACCACCCTGGTGAGCTTTATCCAACCGGCCCAAAACCCTGAACTGCTGGACAAACTCAAAGCCCAGCAGGTGAACGTGCTGGCCATGGATATGGTGCCCCGTATCTCCAGGGCACAATCTCTTGATGCGCTGTCATCCATGGCCAATATCGCCGGTTACCGGGCGGTGGTGGAAGCGGCCAACGCCTTTGGCCGTTTCTTTACCGGGCAAATCACCGCCGCCGGCAAGGTACCGCCTGCCAAGGTGATGGTCATTGGCGCCGGTGTGGCCGGCCTTGCCGCTATCGGCGCTGCCGGTAGCCTGGGGGCGGTGGTACGCGCCTTTGATACCCGCCCCGAGGTCAAGGAACAGATCCAGTCCATGGGCGCCGAGTTTTTGGAAGTGCACCTCGAAGAAGAGGGCGGCAGCTCCGACGGTTATGCCAAAGAGATGAGCCAGGCCTTTATCGACGCCGAGATGGCGCTCTTTTTGGAGCAGGCCAAGGAGGTGGACATTATCATCACCACCGCCCTTATCCCTGGCAAGCCGGCGCCCAAGCTCATTACCCGCGAGATGGTCAAAGCCATGAAGCCAGGCTCGGTGATTGTGGACTTGGCCGCCCCCAACGGCGGCAACTGCGAGCTCACCAAACCGGGCAAAAGGTTCAAGTCAGACAACGGCGTTATCATCCTTGGCTATACCGACCTGGCCAGCCGCCTGGCCGGGCAAAGCTCTACCCTTTACGCCACCAACCTGGTGAACCTTGCCAAGCTCCTTTGCAAGGAAAAAGACGGCAACATCAACATCGATTTTGACGATGTGGTGCTTCGCAACATGACGGTGGTTAAAGAGGGTGAACTGACCTTCCCGCCGCCGCCCATTGCCGTTTCTGCCGCGCCCAAACCCAAGGCGGCGCCCAAAGAGGTGCCTAAAGAGGCGACAGAGCCGGCCAAACCCAGCCGCAAGAAATATGTGCTGGGAGGCATTGGCCTCTTGGCCTTTGCCTGGGTGGCCAATGCCGCGCCGCCGGCTTTTCTCTCGCACTTTACGGTATTCGTGCTGGCCTGCGTGGTGGGCTATTACGTGGTGTGGAATGTTACTCACGCCTTGCACACGCCGTTGATGTCGGTGACCAACGCCATCAGTGGCATCATCGTGGTGGGGGCATTGTTGCAAGCGGGCTCTGGCGGCTTGACCGGCTTTTTGGCCTTTGTGGCGGTGCTGGTGGCCAGCATCAATATCTTCGGGGGTTTTACCGTAACCCGCCGCATGCTGAAAATGTTCCAAAAGGGGTAA
- a CDS encoding esterase/lipase family protein codes for MRTLLFILSLFTLNAYGACLDAVVLVHGNTASPSSWANTLALLKAKGYQDSELFVPTWGSKSCAACNDHNGSEETPVKTALQQALAASCTGKIDVIGHSMGATLAAQQIVKLGIAGQVDAFVGIAGAFRGLYSCGIYPYNVLTSTCGSYGLSIGSPFLDNLYGDTFGSRVYSIKSYIDQVVCSTGTCLVYGVHSSSIWYEDASYTYNLGHFGLQTDTADLQVSLIQN; via the coding sequence ATGAGGACCTTACTGTTTATCCTGAGTCTTTTTACCTTAAATGCCTACGGCGCTTGCCTTGATGCGGTGGTGTTGGTGCATGGCAATACCGCGAGTCCGTCCAGTTGGGCCAACACCCTGGCTTTGCTGAAGGCCAAGGGCTACCAAGACAGCGAGCTTTTTGTACCCACCTGGGGCTCGAAAAGCTGCGCGGCCTGTAACGACCATAACGGCAGCGAAGAAACGCCGGTGAAGACGGCTTTGCAGCAGGCACTGGCCGCCAGCTGCACCGGCAAAATTGATGTCATTGGCCACTCCATGGGGGCAACCCTTGCTGCCCAACAGATAGTCAAACTGGGCATTGCCGGCCAGGTGGACGCCTTTGTGGGTATTGCCGGTGCCTTTCGTGGGCTCTATAGCTGCGGCATTTACCCCTACAACGTCCTTACCAGTACCTGCGGCAGCTATGGGCTGTCCATAGGCAGCCCTTTTCTAGACAACCTGTACGGTGACACCTTTGGCAGCCGGGTTTACTCCATCAAGAGCTATATCGATCAGGTGGTCTGCTCCACGGGAACCTGCCTAGTTTACGGGGTACATTCGTCCAGTATCTGGTATGAAGATGCCAGCTATACCTACAACCTCGGCCATTTTGGCCTGCAGACCGATACCGCCGATTTACAGGTTTCGCTCATCCAGAATTGA